The sequence TGGCTGAGTACAAGTATGTTGGTCCCAACCAGAGGGCGGACTTAGCTTTGGCATGCAGGTACGAAGAAGTCTTGCATCTTTATTGAAAAtacatttactttatttacATATATTCATTTAAAAGTGCAATCTGGGAATCTGTGGTTACATTCTGGCTACTTATTTCACATGCTGTGTCATCAATTTGCATTTCATTAAAATATGGAAACACATATGTATAAAGCTGTAATTGTGTATCATATTAACATTAGTGTAAGAATTATTGTATTTCTTATGGAACTTTTATGATAACAGTGACATCTGTGGACGTTTTCTGTGGTTACATATTTCAAAGAAAGAAGTCCGTATTGTTATATCATCCTGAAAATTTACTAGTGGCATAacaattgattaattaagtgATGCAGCAATCATTATAGTTTTAGATTATTGATGAAAATAAGGGGATTTTAGTAATGCAGCTGgaacaagaagatgaacaTTAATGGAGATTTTGTGATTCTAAAAGGAAATGTTCAGTCTTTCTCTATGGCCTTGTGATGTGGAGTCATTTTCTATGTTGTTTATTGCATTCTTTTGAGTTATAAATTCCTGTCGTTGTTCTGTTATTTTCCTAATTTCACCAGGATATTTTTTCCTTACAGAATCCGTGAAAGGAAGGAATCTGTGACTGTACTGTTGTGTGGCACTAGTGGCTGTGGAAAATCTACTTTGTCCTCATTGCTGGTACTTGAGTTCATCCATTCTTTGTTTTCATAatttccttttgattttttttttttttgtgttagCTTTTGTTAGTTGTTAATCTGACATAATAtgggaatttttttctttacgaAAAAAGGGATATAATGATGTACTATGTATCTTCATTGTGATTGTCTATATGTAGTCATTGTCTGATAGTCCAAGTTTTGTACGATGAAAATcaataagaataaaaatttgtGTGCTGctatgggttttgggtgtaATCCATAAAGTCTTGCAGGGTAGTAGGTTGGGAATCACAACTGTGATATCTACTGACTCAATTCGGCACATGATGAGGAGTTTTGTGGACGATAAACAAAACCCTTTGCTCTGGGCTTCAACCTACCATGCTGGGGAGTGCTTGGACCCAGTGTCTGTTGCAGaagcaaaagccaaaaagaaaGCCAAAAAATTAGCTGGAACTTTACACTCACTTCCCAAAGATGGAATGCCTGATGGCTCTGCCTTTGGGAAATCTGATACCCGGATGTCAGATGTTGGTTCGAGTACTGCTGAATTGATCAGTCCAAAGCAGATGGCAGTTGAAGGGTTTAAAGCACAAAGTGAGATGGTGATTGACAGTCTTGATCGGCTTATCACTGCATGGGAGGAACGAAGAGAATCAGTTATTGTCGAAGGTGTTCACCTGAGTCTTAATTTTGTGGTATGTACTACCTATAGTTCTCTTTCCCTTTGTTGTTGCCTTgtttaaatatattcttgttctTTTATGCTTGTTATCTCTCCCTTTCTAAATAATTCTTTGAATCCCAGATGGGGCTTATGAAGAAACACCCTTCTATCATTCCATTCATGATATACATCACAAATGAGGACAAGCACCTGGAACGATTTGCCGTTCGTGCAAAGTATATGACGCTGGACCCAGCAAAGAACAAATATGTGAAATATATCCGAAACATCAGAACAATCCAAGAATATCTCTGCAAGCGAGCTGACAAGCACCTTGTCcccaaaattaacaatacTAATGTTGACAAGAGTGTGGCAGCCATCCATGCAACCGTCTTCAGTTGCCTGCGTAGGCGTGAAGCAGGGGAGCAACTTTATGATCCCCCAAGAAACACAGTTACTGTAGTGGATGAGGAGTACAGGAACCAGTGTGCAGCCAATTCTTTGAGTTCTAAGGGGATGTTTCAGCTGATCCAGAGGAAAGGTTCAACTAGGCATCTGATGGCTCTTGTAAATACTGATGGATCTGTGGCAAAGGCATGGCCTGTTGATTCAGTTGATCGGAATGGGAAGCCTATATTTTGCCATGGGACTGACTTGGAGATTGGCACCGCAGAGCAAGTAAATCTTCAGTTTGGTCTCTATGGGATCAGCGCTTGGCCCAGTGATGGTGGCCCGAGTTGTGCTGGAAGTGTGGATGAGTCGAGGGCTGATGGAACTGAGATTGGAAGAAGTCATCCCTCTTCTTGCTGCAGCTCGCCACGGATATCTGAGGGGCCTGCCAAAGAGGTACTTTTGAACACCAATTTTAATTGTTCCGTAGGAAAAACTCTTACCTATCATTTTTTCCTTAACTGTTCAATTTactgtttttcttcttgaattttttgtttttgttttcttttccttcagcTGAAGGAAGAAAATTCAGTGCATGGAAGTGATGAAGAGGTTGATGAAGAGGCTGATGCAGGCAGTGATGAGGAATTAAGTGATGATGTTGACAAACAGGACTATGAAGAGGTATTAATTGCTTTTGTTTTAGATTATTATTAGTTTACACTGGAAGCCGAAGAGATTAGGACAACTTCTTGAATTTTATCAGCTTTTTGTATCTGATAACTCTGCTTGCCCCAGAAATATATTAGGatcatataaatatttatacacacacatgtatgtgtatatatatatatatatatatatatgttatatacagataatataaattaaatgaatGACAGACAGATTAAAATGAGTGGATAATTGGTCTGACCCAGGCTAATAAATTTGTGAACTTTGGATCTTTACACTGTTATAATCCTGGTCACATCAGATGAGAGTCTGAACTCTACTTTTACGTCAATTAATCGTTTACTTTAAACTTCATACTATCTTGCAGATAGGGTCAGTGGATGAGGAGTCTACAAAATCGGATGAAGAGTACGATGACCTCGCAATGCAGGACGTGCAGGGAAATGGATACTGGTCAggagaggagaagagaggGGACAATCCTAAGATTTTCCCCATTTCCGATGATCAATCAGCCGATAAAGAAGGGGATAAGTATCGCCAGAACCTGGATCTTTTCCTTAGAACTAGACACCAATCATTTTCTGAACCATTGTGCTCATACTCATCTTTGTTCTTGGAGAAGAATGAGATGACAATGCCGTGCTCTGGCAATGTGAAAATTAGAAAACGACGTTCCCTTAGCATTCCAGCCTTGGGAAGGCATGGGTCAATAATCAGGGGTCCCATACTTTCTGGAGCCCCTCAGTGCTAGGACAACTATTTTGTTGAAGCTTTAGTGTTCTCATATCCTTGCCTTTTTCTCCCTTATCTACGTTTAGCCTCCTTTTGTAGTGTAATTAGGTAACTTAAAATCTTCCTCATTTGTACAGTAATGCTTATAGGCAGTTGCAGTGGAATGGATCTaaaatgtatttttgtttggtaCTGTTAGCTTTGTTAGAATGAGAACATGATTTTAGGGTAGTTTTGAATATGGGGTGCATTCCAACATGATTTAATAGTTTTATGCTAGCGCTATCTATGGTTGGGTAACCAACCTGCTTTTCATTATTCTTTATAACAGGGATGGAATCGGTTGTTTTTTCAATCTCTGTTCAAGATGTATTGGCCCACTGTTCACCAAGTTGCTGAGGCCAGTAAGGGGAGGAGTTGCATCTGGCTGAGAATGGGCATATAGAGATCCGGCAAACAATAACACAATCCAGCTTCGGTAGCGAAAGTGCTTCTACACTCTTTCAGTAGAAGATAGGATGatagttttggtttttattgCTTCACTTGTTCACGAATCATAAGTGaaggattttttattttttttttcatttgaccCTATATTACTTGGTTTATGGCCGATGCGTTGCTTTCTTTCCTGTACAAAAGCTGGTTGAATAGTTCCATAACTAGATGAAAACTAGGGCTTTAGGCTCGACTCCAATCGAATCCCCAGAAGAAGCTAGATGGAGATCCCTTACTCATTAACTGAAAATACTGTTTTGTTCACACACAAAAACTGCGTACGGCCataattttctatttcttaCTCAAATTTCAGAGTACTGCAAGCATCCGAGGGTTACCCGCAACCCTATACCAAGTGAACAGTTTGGTAGGGGATGCAAGTGTTCCACACATCCTCTGCAAGGGCTTCACTTTCTAAGCATCTTCCCCCTTATAGAGAAGGGATCACAGGGACTTCTTACTTTTATTAAGTTCATACATGCATTGTATGTTAGTTTTGCCCTCACTAAGTTAGCACTTATGGTATGTTTACTTATTGGGTTATTTGTAG comes from Prunus dulcis chromosome 6, ALMONDv2, whole genome shotgun sequence and encodes:
- the LOC117630685 gene encoding P-loop NTPase domain-containing protein LPA1 homolog 1-like isoform X1, which gives rise to MTEAAKVLYIVVVDDEAKREKGKESFRYTRPVLQSSLQLMGCKPRHAFKISQRVFELIRNESSSSVLLPEGTENVSPSKAEACKHLVSGKDDSNKSVPFELYKIRTTVVVARETFLDVVCDALAEYKYVGPNQRADLALACRIRERKESVTVLLCGTSGCGKSTLSSLLGSRLGITTVISTDSIRHMMRSFVDDKQNPLLWASTYHAGECLDPVSVAEAKAKKKAKKLAGTLHSLPKDGMPDGSAFGKSDTRMSDVGSSTAELISPKQMAVEGFKAQSEMVIDSLDRLITAWEERRESVIVEGVHLSLNFVMGLMKKHPSIIPFMIYITNEDKHLERFAVRAKYMTLDPAKNKYVKYIRNIRTIQEYLCKRADKHLVPKINNTNVDKSVAAIHATVFSCLRRREAGEQLYDPPRNTVTVVDEEYRNQCAANSLSSKGMFQLIQRKGSTRHLMALVNTDGSVAKAWPVDSVDRNGKPIFCHGTDLEIGTAEQVNLQFGLYGISAWPSDGGPSCAGSVDESRADGTEIGRSHPSSCCSSPRISEGPAKELKEENSVHGSDEEVDEEADAGSDEELSDDVDKQDYEEIGSVDEESTKSDEEYDDLAMQDVQGNGYWSGEEKRGDNPKIFPISDDQSADKEGDKYRQNLDLFLRTRHQSFSEPLCSYSSLFLEKNEMTMPCSGNVKIRKRRSLSIPALGRHGSIIRGPILSGAPQC
- the LOC117630685 gene encoding P-loop NTPase domain-containing protein LPA1 homolog 1-like isoform X2, encoding MTEAAKVLYIVVVDDEAKREKGKESFRYTRPVLQSSLQLMGCKPRHAFKISQRVFELIRNESSSSVLLPEGTENVSPSKAEACKHLVSGKDDSNKSVPFELYKIRTTVVVARETFLDVVCDALAEYKYVGPNQRADLALACRIRERKESVTVLLCGTSGCGKSTLSSLLGSRLGITTVISTDSIRHMMRSFVDDKQNPLLWASTYHAGECLDPVSVAEAKAKKKAKKLAGTLHSLPKDGMPDGSAFGKSDTRMSDVGSSTAELISPKQMAVEGFKAQSEMVIDSLDRLITAWEERRESVIVEGVHLSLNFVMGLMKKHPSIIPFMIYITNEDKHLERFAVRAKYMTLDPAKNKYVKYIRNIRTIQEYLCKRADKHLVPKINNTNVDKSVAAIHATVFSCLRRREAGEQLYDPPRNTVTVVDEEYRNQCAANSLSSKGMFQLIQRKGSTRHLMALVNTDGSVAKAWPVDSVDRNGKPIFCHGTDLEIGTAEQVNLQFGLYGISAWPSDGGPSCAGSVDESRADGTEIGRSHPSSCCSSPRISEGPAKELKEENSVHGSDEEVDEEADAGSDEELSDDVDKQDYEEIGSVDEESTKSDEEYDDLAMQDVQGNGYWSGEEKRGDNPKIFPISDDQSADKEGDKDGIGCFFNLCSRCIGPLFTKLLRPVRGGVASG